CTGCGGAATTACCTTTTTGATCAGCGACGTCGGCAGTACGTAGCCTTCCTTTATCCCCTTCTGCATATTCACCACCGCAGTGTCGCACCAAACGACAAAGCCATCGACGCGTTTCAACCAGTTTTCGTAGTCTTTCACCGTCTTAAAGGGCTGAACACTACTCCCGCTGGCCATTTGGCCGATCAGTAAATGCGTTGAAAAGATCTGGTTCAGCGGTAATAGTTCGGTTGGAAATTTCAACCCTTCCAGGTTCACGTTACATTCCCACTGCAATAGGTCCCAGCTTACTTTTTCCTCACCGGAAAGCTTCTCCCTATCATATTTTGCGAGTTCATCCTGGTATTTTTTATAAAATGCGATAGCCTTTGCCTTCCCTGCCTGGGAAAGGTCGTCTGACATCTTATCATTGTAACGGTTATCACCATTAAAAGTAGCTTCCAGCGGATAAAGCGGAAGCCGTTCTTCATAATAATTGGCAAAAACCTTGCTTATTGGCGCCTGGGCATCGTTTTCTTTTTCCGTCTTTTGTTGACAATATTGCATGGTAAGTCCTAGTATGAATGATAACAGAACGTATTTTCTCATATCATTTTTGGTTTGAGAAGAATGAAGGTTTGATTATAGATGTCTAAAACTAGCATATTTACCTGACAAGACTTTACTTGCAAAAAAGATTGCTTAGCAAATTACAGCCATGGGATTAAGAACATACATCAGGGATAACTTCATCGCCGACATTAAACCTTACAAACCGAAAAAGCTGCGTCAGCCGGAGAAAATGCTCGAAATTGTGTCGGCATGGAAAGGGCTGGAACTGATCATTGAGGACATAATTGAAGAATTTAGGCTGGGAAGAAAACGCTGCATTGAATTCGGAGTGGAATTCGGTTACTCAGCGGTGGTATTTTCCAATTTTTTTGAGTCGGTAACCGGCGTGGATACGTTCGAGGGCGATATTCACACAGTCAATAAAAACGAACATTTTGAAGAAACGAGCAAGCGGCTGGGTGCCTACACCAATATTAAGCTGATCAAATCCGACTACCGCGACTGGATCATTGCGGATAATCAAAGGTACGACCTGGCCCACGTCGACATTGTCCATAATTATAAAGAAACGTTTGAATGTGGCCTCTGGGCGGCGCAACACAGTGACTGCACGATTTTTCATGATACCGAAAGCTTTCCCGAAGTAAGGAATGCTGTGAAGGATATTGCGACAGCCACCGGACAGACATTGTACAATTACCCGGAGCATTACGGACTAGGTATTTTGGTTGACAAAAAATCAATTTTAAGAAGATAATGGGACAAAAAGTTTTGATCATAGGCAGTTCCAACACCGATATGGTTGTCAAAACGGAGGAGTTTCCCAAGCCCGGCCAAACGGTTTTGGGCGGGACTTTCTTGATGAATCCGGGAGGAAAAGGCGCCAATCAGGCCGTAGCAGCTGCAAGACTTGGGGCTGACGTTCGGTTTATTGCCAAAACCGGTAACGATATATTCGGCAAACAGGCCCGGGAAGGTTTTATAAAAGAAGGACTTGACATTCAATATTTTGTAGAGTCAACTGAACTGGCATCAGGCGTTGCCCTGATCACGGTGAATGGTAATGGCGAGAACGAAATCGTAGTGGCATCGGGAGCCAATATGGATTTAATGCCCGCAGATATCGCTGACGAAGTTTTTGAAGGTATTGAAATGGTTTTGCTGCAACTGGAAATCCCGCTGGAAACGGTCCGGTATGTGATCGGAAAATGTCGGGACGAGAACATTAAAGTCATTCTAAATCCTGCTCCCGGCGCGAAACTGCCCGACGATTTTCTGAACGGGCTGTTTTTAATCACGCCCAATGAAACAGAAACTGAGATCATGACAGGCATTGCGACTGATAGCACTGAAACGTTACGGAAAGCTGCCCAGTACTTTCATCAAAAAGGAGTTCAGAATGTGATCATTACGCTTGGTAGTCAGGGTGTTTTTCTTTCCAATGAGGCATTCAATGAATTAATACCGGCATTGTCGGTCAAATCAGTTGACACGACTGCCGCTGGCGATGTTTTTAATGGGGCTATCTTGAAAGCATTGGCTTCGGGGGAAAACTGGCTGGAAGCTTGCCGGTTTGCATGCAAAGCTGCGGCCATTTCCGTTACGAGAATGGGAGCTCAAAGTTCCGCGCCCTATCATTTTGAATTAATTTAAACACTTCATTATGAACAAAATACCCATCATTATAGATTGCGACCCAGGCCACGACGATGCGCTGATGCTCATGCTGGCATTTGGAAGCGGAATGTTCGACGTGAAAGCGGTGACGATATCGGCTGGTAACCAAACGCAGGAAAAGACGCTTGCGAATGCATTGAAAATCCTCACATTGATCGGTGCGAATGTACCTGTTTACCATGGGGCAGAAAAACCAATGTTCCGTGATCTGGAAATAGCGGACTACGTACACGGCGAAACCGGTCTGGACGGTCCTTCCCTACCTGCCTACACAACCAAAGCCGAGCCGATCACGGCGTCGGAAGGCATAGCGAACATTCTAATAAATGCGACGGAGAAGATCACGATCGTACCTACCGGACCATTGACCAATATTGCGGTTTTTTTGCTCGCTTATCCGCATTTGAAAGACAAAATTGAAAGGATTTCGCTCATGGGCGGCGGTGTTTTTCGTGGTAACATGACACCTTCCGCTGAATTCAATATCTATGCCGACCCGGAAGCTGCGGCCATTGTGTTCAGTTGCGGTCTGCCCATTACCATGTGCGGCCTCGATGTGACCCATAAGGCGCTAGTCTTTCAAAAGGACATTGACCTTTTCAGATCGCTGGGTAACAAATCAGGAAATGCAGCGGCTGATCTGATGGATTTTTTCTCCATTTATTACCGAAAAAATCGTCTTGAACTGGAAGGTGGCGCAGCCTTGCATGATCCGTGTGCGATTGCCTGGCTGATCAATCCCGGTATTTTCAAAACAAAACCCTGCTATGTGGAGGTTGAAACAAAAGGAGAACTGACCCGTGGCAAAACAGTGGTTGATTTTTACAATGTCCTTCACAAAGAACCCAATGTGCTGGTTGCTCTGGATATAGACCGGGAAGAATACATTAATATGATTTACAATGCGGTGAAAAATCTGCCTTAGTGCTTACAACAAAACAGAAATTTCTTCTTCCACTTCGCCCCGGCTGCCCTGGTGCCTTACCACGGCATTCCCGGCGTGCAGGATAACCAGACCGCCGATCGAACAAAATGCCATCATACCAACCATAGGCATGGCAGTGTTATTGTGCAACAAGCTCACGATCGCGGATATGATCGCACCTGCGCCCATCCGCCAGCTGCCCATCAATGCGGACGCACTACCTGTGTGTTTTTTGAATGGCGCGAGCGACAATGCGGAAGCATTGGGCCCTGTAAGTCCCTGTCCGGTAAGGAATACGAACATCATTCCGATCAATGAAAACAGCCCAAACCAGTTGTTATAAACGCCGAGGATTAATACAAACCCGACGATACTCTGATAAACCAGTGTCACTTTGATGATCTGCTCGCTGGTGTATTTTTTTAAAAGTACGTGATTCAACTGCGTAGAACCGATCATGGCTACCGCCAGAAATGCAAAGATCCATCCGTACTGCTGCTCACTTACTTTATAGATATTCATAAAAACATCCGACGAACCTGCTATATAGGCGAATGGTGCCGCGGTGGCTAATCCTCCTGCCAGTGTGTAAATCAAGAACTGAGGCTGGGTAATAACGGTCGCATAGCCATTCAATACGGCCTTCGGTCGCAGCGAAACCGAGTTATCAGCATCCCGTCCTGTTGGCAAGAAAAAGTAAATAGCGGCCAGAATCAAACTTACTATCCCCGCGAGAATGATAAAAATCCATTGCCACGCGATAGAAGCAGTCACGTAACCGCCCACTGTCGGTGCTATCATTGGAGAAACTGCGATAACCAATGTGATCAGCGAAAATACTTCTGCTCTCTTATCGGCTGCAAAAAGGTCGCTGACCAATGCCTGCGAAGCTACTAAACCTACACAGCCGCCCATTGCCTGAAAAAACCGCATGGTGATCAGTGCATCGACCGACGAAGTCATTGCACATCCAAAAGAAGCGATCACGTACAAAATCAATCCCGCATAGAGTGGCTTTTTCCTTCCGAACCTATCGAGTAATGGCCCGTATATGACCTGGCCCAGACAAATTCCGATCAGATAGCTGGTTAATGAAAGTTGTACTTTATCAATAGTGGTTTTTAAGTCCGCCGCGATGCGGGGAAACCCCGGAAGGTACATGTCAATAGAAAAAGGACTGACAGTAGCGAGGGAACCCAGAATAAGAATTATAAAGAAATATTGCTTGCGACTCATGTACTTATAGAAACATACTGCAAAGTTAACGGGTGTTTTGGAAGATTAAGTTCCTCTCTTTCAAT
The genomic region above belongs to Dyadobacter pollutisoli and contains:
- a CDS encoding class I SAM-dependent methyltransferase; translated protein: MGLRTYIRDNFIADIKPYKPKKLRQPEKMLEIVSAWKGLELIIEDIIEEFRLGRKRCIEFGVEFGYSAVVFSNFFESVTGVDTFEGDIHTVNKNEHFEETSKRLGAYTNIKLIKSDYRDWIIADNQRYDLAHVDIVHNYKETFECGLWAAQHSDCTIFHDTESFPEVRNAVKDIATATGQTLYNYPEHYGLGILVDKKSILRR
- the rbsK gene encoding ribokinase; the protein is MGQKVLIIGSSNTDMVVKTEEFPKPGQTVLGGTFLMNPGGKGANQAVAAARLGADVRFIAKTGNDIFGKQAREGFIKEGLDIQYFVESTELASGVALITVNGNGENEIVVASGANMDLMPADIADEVFEGIEMVLLQLEIPLETVRYVIGKCRDENIKVILNPAPGAKLPDDFLNGLFLITPNETETEIMTGIATDSTETLRKAAQYFHQKGVQNVIITLGSQGVFLSNEAFNELIPALSVKSVDTTAAGDVFNGAILKALASGENWLEACRFACKAAAISVTRMGAQSSAPYHFELI
- a CDS encoding nucleoside hydrolase, yielding MNKIPIIIDCDPGHDDALMLMLAFGSGMFDVKAVTISAGNQTQEKTLANALKILTLIGANVPVYHGAEKPMFRDLEIADYVHGETGLDGPSLPAYTTKAEPITASEGIANILINATEKITIVPTGPLTNIAVFLLAYPHLKDKIERISLMGGGVFRGNMTPSAEFNIYADPEAAAIVFSCGLPITMCGLDVTHKALVFQKDIDLFRSLGNKSGNAAADLMDFFSIYYRKNRLELEGGAALHDPCAIAWLINPGIFKTKPCYVEVETKGELTRGKTVVDFYNVLHKEPNVLVALDIDREEYINMIYNAVKNLP
- a CDS encoding multidrug effflux MFS transporter, whose protein sequence is MSRKQYFFIILILGSLATVSPFSIDMYLPGFPRIAADLKTTIDKVQLSLTSYLIGICLGQVIYGPLLDRFGRKKPLYAGLILYVIASFGCAMTSSVDALITMRFFQAMGGCVGLVASQALVSDLFAADKRAEVFSLITLVIAVSPMIAPTVGGYVTASIAWQWIFIILAGIVSLILAAIYFFLPTGRDADNSVSLRPKAVLNGYATVITQPQFLIYTLAGGLATAAPFAYIAGSSDVFMNIYKVSEQQYGWIFAFLAVAMIGSTQLNHVLLKKYTSEQIIKVTLVYQSIVGFVLILGVYNNWFGLFSLIGMMFVFLTGQGLTGPNASALSLAPFKKHTGSASALMGSWRMGAGAIISAIVSLLHNNTAMPMVGMMAFCSIGGLVILHAGNAVVRHQGSRGEVEEEISVLL